CCCTGCTCTGGCTTCGATATTGCATGACACCAAGGGAGTAAGGCGGATGTGAATGATGCCAATGATGTACCAAGCCTATCAGAACCACATGGACCTGACGTCGCCATGGCGGACCGGGGCCGCGGCGGCCCTGAAATACCTCAATCTGGTGCCGCAGGGCGTCTCCGACAGGCTGTTTGGCCGGCTCGCCGCTTCGCTCGAACTGATCTCGCGCTCCTCCCTCACCTACCACCGGCCTGCCTACGGCATCGACCGGGTACTGGTCGGCAATCAGGAACTGGAGGTGACCGAGGAGGTCACCTTCGCCACCCCGTTCGGCTCACTGCTGCATTTCAAGAAGGAGAACGCGCCGGAGCAGCCCCGGCTGTTGCTGGTGGCGCCGATGTCCGGCCATTTCGCCACCCTGTTGCGCGGCACCGTGAAGACGCTGCTGCAGGACCACGACGTCTACATCACCGACTGGCATAACCCGCGCGACATCCCGCTCGGCCACGGCCGCTTCGGGCTGGAGGATTACACCGACCACCTCATCACCTTCCTCGACAAGATCGGACCGCGCGCGCACATGGTGGCGATCTGCCAGCCGTCAGTCTCGGCGCTGGCCGCCGCCGCCGTCATGTCGGAAGACAACCATCCCTCCCGCCCGGCGACCCTGACCCTGATGGCCGGGCCGATCGACACGCGGATCCAGCCGACCAAGGTCAACGAGTTCGCCAAGAGCAAGCCGATCAACTGGTTCACGGATAATCTGATCAACTACGTTCCGGTGCAGTGCAAGGGCGCGTTCCGCAAGGTCTATCCCGGCTTCGTTCAGCTCACCGCCTTCGTGTCGATGAATCTCGAGCGCCACATCAAGCAGCACATCGACCTCGCCAATCACCTGGCGAAGGGCGAGAAGGAGAAGGCCGAACTCATCAAGACCTTCTACGACGAATATTTCGCGGTGATGGATCTTCCGGCAGAGTTCTACATCGAGACCGTGCGCGACGTGTTTCAGGAGCATCTGCTGCCGCAAGGCAAGCTGATGCATCGCGGCCGGCCGGTGAACCCGGCCTCGATCAAGCGCATGGGCCTGATGACGGTGGAAGGCGAAAAGGACGACATCTGCTCGATCGGGCAGACGCTGGCGGCGCAGGACCTCTGCACCGGCGTGCGCGCCTATCGCAAGGTGCACCACATGCAGGCCGGCGTCGGCCATTACGGCGTGTTCTCCGGCAAGCGCTGGAACAACGAAATCTATCCGCTGCTGCGGGATTTCGTGCACATGAATGCGTGAGAGGGGTTCGCGCCACTCTCTTCCCGTCATTGCCTGCGACAAACGCGAAGCGTTTGCGCAAGGGAGCGAAAGCGACGAAGCAATCCATCGGCCCCCGCATGCGCGGAGAGATGGATTGCTTCGCTTCCGCTCGCAATGACGAGGTGGCACTAGCCGCCCTCGCCCTCACGCTGTAAAACCCTCCCAAGGCCGACCGCTCAAGAGTCGTCCCGGGAGGATTTTCATGCGGCTTTCAAAAACTCTTCGCCCCCTCGCGCTCGGCATCCTCAGCGTATTCCTGCTTTCGGTCACGGCCGGCGCCGCCGAAGTCCGCGTGATGATTTCGGGCGGGCTGACGGCGGCCTACAAGGCACTGGTGCCCGAATTCGAACGCGCCACGGGCCACAAGGTGCTTACCGCCTATGGGCCCTCGATGGGCACCACCACCAATGCCATTCCGGTGCGGCTGGAGCGCGGCGAGCCTGCCGATGTCCTGATCATGGTCGGCTATGCGCTCGAAGATCTCGCCAAGAATGGCAAGGTGATCGCGGGCAGCAGCGTTGATCTTGTCAAGTCGCCGATCGGTGTTGCCGTGAAATCGGGCACGCCGAAGCCGGACATTTCTACGGCGGACGCGGTCAAGCGCGCGCTTCTCGCCGCGAAGACCATCGCCTACTCCGACAGCGCCAGCGGCGTCTATGTTTCGACCGAGATGTTCGACAAGCTCGGCATCAAGGAGGCCATGCAGGGCAAGGCACGAAAAATTCCGGCGACCCCGGTCGGCGAAATCGTCGCCCATGGCGATGCCGAGATCGGCTTCCAGCAGATGAGCGAATTGAAGCCCGTCGAAGGCATCGACATCATCGGCCCGCTGCCGGACGAGCTCCAGAAGATCACGATATTCTCCGCCGGGATCGCCAACGCCTCGAAAGAACCGGATGCCGGCAAGGCGCTGATCAAGTTCCTCGCCTCGCCCGCTGCGCGCGGCGAGATCGTCAAGAGCGGTATGGATCCGATTCCGGCGGGGGCAACAAACTAAAGCAGCTAATTAGGTCGATGCAACGCGCTCGCAGTTCCGTCATCCTGAGGTGCGAGCGAAGCGAGCCTCGAAGGATGAGCGGCCCGTGGCCGTCGCCCTTCGAGGGCCGCGCTGCGCACGGCCACCTCAGGGTGACGGATCACATTGATTCAGACTTACTTCATTACGCTCTAGCGATGCATCCCGTGCTGCATGGCAAGCAGCACGATCACCGCCAGCGCCAGCACGATGGTCGTGCTTTTCCAGAACAATAGCGGATTGCGCTCGATCAGCGGCGTCGAGGACGTCGAGAGATAGTTCGCGTTGGGATGACGCAGGTCGAACAGGAATTCCGAAAAACTGTCATAGCGCTTGTATGGATTGGGATGCACGGCCTTCTCCAGCGTCCCGTCGATCCATTGCGGCAATTCGCGGTCGCCATGCGTCGCCGGACGGTAGACCAGCTTGTTGAACTGCGATCGCGTCCGCGCATTTGCGATCTGCGCGCCGTAGGGCAATTTTCCGGTCAGCATCTGATAGGTGATGACGCCGAGCGAAAACAGGTCCGAGCGCGATGTGGCCGGCTCACCCAGGAAATATTCCGGCGCAACATATTGCTGCGTACCCAGAATGTCGTTGCCCATGCCGGACGGCGCGGCCTCGACGACTCCGGTGATTTTGGTCGAACCGAAATCGATGATCTTCACCGTGCCCGTGGCGTCGATCATGATGTTGTCGGGCCTGATGTCTTGGTGCAGCATCTCCTTGCGGTGGAAGGCGCGCAGCCCCTTGGCGATCTGCTCGACGATGCCGCGCACGGTTTCCAGGCTCGGCTTCGGATTGTCGATCATCCATTGCGTCAGCGTCTGCCCATCGATGTATTCGGTCGCGACATACAGGAAATTGCGCTTGCGCTGCAGCAGGCAGGGTTTCAGCACATGCGGGCTGTCGATCCGCCGCGCCACCCACTCCTCCATCATGAACCGCTTCAGGTAGGCGGGATCGTCGCGCAGATCGATAGACGGGATCTTGATGGTGACCACGGCCTCGGTTTCGATGTCGACGGCGAGATAGATGTGACTGCGGCTGGAGCCGTGCAGCTCGCGGACGATTCTGTAGCCGTCGAAAACCGCCCTCGCCTCCAGCAGCGGCGGCAACGGCAGTTCATGGGGCTGCGCGAACACTTCGCTGGCGGCACCGTCAGGCACCTCGTCGACGCGGACGATCTGGACGGTGAGATTGTCCTTGCTGCCGAGATCGAACGCCATTTCGACGATGTTCTTCGCGGCCAGGTCCAGATCGGCCGAGCCGTCCCTGATCGCCCTCGCAATGATGCGATCGCCGACATGCTCGTAGATGCCGTCGGTGACCAGCACGAAGGTGTCGCCCTTCTCGATCTTGAATGTCAGATGATCGATTTCGACCTGCGAATTCACCCCGAGCGCACGGCCGAGATAGCTCTGTTCCGCGGAAATGACGACGCGGTGGTCGTTGGTCAATTGCTCGAGCGAATTGCCCGAAAGACGGTAGATCCGGCTGTCGCCAACGTGAAAGATGTGGCCGGTGGTCGACTTGAGGACCATGGCGCTCAGCGTGCAGACATATCCCTTATCCCGGTCATAGGAATACTGGCTGCGCCGGGTTTGCGAGTGCAGCCAGGAATTGGTGGCTTCCAGCACGCGCTGCGCCGAGGTCCGCACCGACCAGGATTCCGACGTGCAGTAATAGTCCGTGAGAAATCCCTTGACCGCCGACTCAGCCGCGACCCGGCTGACGCTGCTGCTGCTGATCCCGTCGGCGAGCACGATGGCGATGCCTTTGAGACTCAGGAGAGGTTCGTCCGGAATCAGAACGCCGTGAAAATCCTGATTGGTCTCCTTGCGACCTTTGTCAGAATGTTGCCCGACCGATATTTTCAGTTCGCGCGGCATGTTCACGACCATTGAGCAGGGCCTCGACTGGAGCTTCGGTTCTGATTAAATCAGAACCGAAGCTCCAGATTTTCGTTTTGACGCGTTTTCTTAACGCGAACCGGTATCCACTTCGCTCGAAAACGCTCTGGACGGTCGAGGCCCACTCAAGTCAATCGCCCATCACGCGGCGATACGGTCGGCGATGCGCTTCGGCGCAGTCTTGATGTGCGTGGCGTACAGCGTCAGGCCGGTGAAGGCGAGACCGCCGACGAGATTGCCGACGACCGTCGGGATCTCGTTCCAGATCAGGTAATCCATGATCGTGAACTTGCCGCCGAGCAGCAGGCCCGACGGGAACAGGAACATGTTCACGATCGAATGCTCGAAGGTCATGAAGAAGAACAGCATGATCGGCATCCACATCGCGATCACCTTGCCGCTGACGGTGGTCGAAATCATCGCACCGACGACGCCGGCCGAGACCATCCAGTTGCACAGCATGCCGCGAACGAACAGCGTGAGCATGCCGCCGGCGCCATGCGCCGCATAGCCGACGGTGCGTCCTTCGCCGATCGTACCGATCACCTGGCCGACCTTGTCGGGCGGCGAGGTGAAACCGAAGGTGAAGACGATCGCCATCATCACGGCGACCGTGAAGGCGCCGAGAAAATTGCCGATGAACACCAGGCCCCAGTTGCGCAGCACGCCGCCGAGCGTCACGCCCGGGCGCTTGTCGATCCAGGCGAGCGGGGACAGAACGAACACGCCGGTCAGGAGATCGAAGCCGAACAAATAGAGCATGCAGAAGCCGACCGGAAACAGCGCCGCCCCGACGATCGGAACGCCGGTCGACACGTTGACTGTCACCGCAAAGGCCGCGGCGAGCGCGAGAATGGCTCCTGCCATGTAGGCGCGGATCACCGTGTCGCGCGTCGACATGAAGATTTTGGATTCTCCGGCATCTACCATCTTGGTCACGAATTCCGAAGGCACGAGATAGGCCATTACAGTTCCCCTTATTTCCTCAGAAAGGATTCAAGAAAGCGCCGGCAACAAAAGCCGCGCCGATGTGAAAGAGCTAAGCCGATCTCGTGGGCGGGCGTGCCGGACACTGCGCCATCGGCAGGAGCGAGGGCTCCGCCTGGGCGCCGCGGGTGACACGGTCACGCTCGATCAGAGACAGAGATGCACAAGCTTTCGTGGGAATGGTCCCGATGACTGCTCCAAAGCGCCTCGGTGAGGTCGCTCGATCCCTGCACTTGGGCCAACGCTGGCCTTGGCGATCCGTAAGACGGCAGTCGTCATTGACTGAGAAGCAATTAAGCAATCGATGTGCCAGTCGAGAATCTGGCCACCGAGCCGAAAAAGCGCGTATTTCTACGTGGTTATTGCCTTATCGCGCACGTCCCGACAGGCATGGATGCCTTGTATTTGTGCAGTTGCACAGATGTTGGCGCCTGCCGCGCAGCCTGGAGCATGATGAGCGCAGCTTGAATCCAATGTGATCCGTCACCCTGAGGAGCGCGAAGCGCGTCTCGAAGGGCGACGGCCACGGGCCGTCCATCCTTCGAGGCTCGCTTCGCTCGCACCTCAGGATGACGGAGAGAGAGTGCGCGAGTGATGTGTGGACAGATTGCCGTCAGAGGCGAGTCCCAGCTAATTCGCCTGCGTCCGCACCGGCCGATCCTTCAGGCCGTTGTTGTCATAGGCCTTGCGCAACGTACCGTTGGCGATCGCTTCGTTCAGAAACTTGACCGCAAACGCCAGCGACAGCGGATGATTGGGTGGCACCGCAACCGCCGTCACGGTCTGCTTGAAGGTCTCGTCGAGCACGCGCGTGCCCGGGATCTGTTTTGCCATGGCGTTGAGCTGATCGCGCGACAGCGCGAACGCGTCGATCTCGCCCGCCTTGAGCAGGCCGAAGATCTCGTCGTAGGTCTGGTAGCCCGTGACCTTGGCGTTCTTCAGATGCGCGATGGCGCCGCGCATCGTGGTGGTGTTGTTGACGGCAGCGACCTTGATACCGGGATGATCAAGCGTGGCGAAATTCGTGACCTGTGAACCCGGCTTGACGATGTAGGTCGCGTCCGCAACCTCATAGATCGGCCCGAATGACATCCTGCCCTCACGTTCGGGATCTTTCGGCAGGAAGGTGATGTCCCAGGCGCCCTTGCCCACCGCATCGACGATCTGCCCGGAATTGTTGTGCGCGACATATTCGACGGGGACGCCAAGTTGCTCGGCCATCGCCTTGCCGAGATCGACCGGCACGCCGGCATAACCGGTTTCGGTCTTGGTCGACCAGAACGCGCCACCGGCCGGACTGATCGCAATCGCCACCCGCAGCTTGCCGGTGGGCGCGATTTCGTCTTTCAGCGCATCGGCGCCGGCGGGCGTTGTTGTCATGATGGCTAATCCCACAAGGAGGCCGGACATTCCCGACCAAAAC
This portion of the Bradyrhizobium sp. AZCC 2262 genome encodes:
- a CDS encoding transporter substrate-binding domain-containing protein: MTTTPAGADALKDEIAPTGKLRVAIAISPAGGAFWSTKTETGYAGVPVDLGKAMAEQLGVPVEYVAHNNSGQIVDAVGKGAWDITFLPKDPEREGRMSFGPIYEVADATYIVKPGSQVTNFATLDHPGIKVAAVNNTTTMRGAIAHLKNAKVTGYQTYDEIFGLLKAGEIDAFALSRDQLNAMAKQIPGTRVLDETFKQTVTAVAVPPNHPLSLAFAVKFLNEAIANGTLRKAYDNNGLKDRPVRTQAN
- a CDS encoding formate/nitrite transporter family protein, yielding MAYLVPSEFVTKMVDAGESKIFMSTRDTVIRAYMAGAILALAAAFAVTVNVSTGVPIVGAALFPVGFCMLYLFGFDLLTGVFVLSPLAWIDKRPGVTLGGVLRNWGLVFIGNFLGAFTVAVMMAIVFTFGFTSPPDKVGQVIGTIGEGRTVGYAAHGAGGMLTLFVRGMLCNWMVSAGVVGAMISTTVSGKVIAMWMPIMLFFFMTFEHSIVNMFLFPSGLLLGGKFTIMDYLIWNEIPTVVGNLVGGLAFTGLTLYATHIKTAPKRIADRIAA
- a CDS encoding bifunctional protein-serine/threonine kinase/phosphatase yields the protein MPRELKISVGQHSDKGRKETNQDFHGVLIPDEPLLSLKGIAIVLADGISSSSVSRVAAESAVKGFLTDYYCTSESWSVRTSAQRVLEATNSWLHSQTRRSQYSYDRDKGYVCTLSAMVLKSTTGHIFHVGDSRIYRLSGNSLEQLTNDHRVVISAEQSYLGRALGVNSQVEIDHLTFKIEKGDTFVLVTDGIYEHVGDRIIARAIRDGSADLDLAAKNIVEMAFDLGSKDNLTVQIVRVDEVPDGAASEVFAQPHELPLPPLLEARAVFDGYRIVRELHGSSRSHIYLAVDIETEAVVTIKIPSIDLRDDPAYLKRFMMEEWVARRIDSPHVLKPCLLQRKRNFLYVATEYIDGQTLTQWMIDNPKPSLETVRGIVEQIAKGLRAFHRKEMLHQDIRPDNIMIDATGTVKIIDFGSTKITGVVEAAPSGMGNDILGTQQYVAPEYFLGEPATSRSDLFSLGVITYQMLTGKLPYGAQIANARTRSQFNKLVYRPATHGDRELPQWIDGTLEKAVHPNPYKRYDSFSEFLFDLRHPNANYLSTSSTPLIERNPLLFWKSTTIVLALAVIVLLAMQHGMHR
- a CDS encoding substrate-binding domain-containing protein — encoded protein: MRLSKTLRPLALGILSVFLLSVTAGAAEVRVMISGGLTAAYKALVPEFERATGHKVLTAYGPSMGTTTNAIPVRLERGEPADVLIMVGYALEDLAKNGKVIAGSSVDLVKSPIGVAVKSGTPKPDISTADAVKRALLAAKTIAYSDSASGVYVSTEMFDKLGIKEAMQGKARKIPATPVGEIVAHGDAEIGFQQMSELKPVEGIDIIGPLPDELQKITIFSAGIANASKEPDAGKALIKFLASPAARGEIVKSGMDPIPAGATN
- a CDS encoding polyhydroxyalkanoate depolymerase; its protein translation is MMPMMYQAYQNHMDLTSPWRTGAAAALKYLNLVPQGVSDRLFGRLAASLELISRSSLTYHRPAYGIDRVLVGNQELEVTEEVTFATPFGSLLHFKKENAPEQPRLLLVAPMSGHFATLLRGTVKTLLQDHDVYITDWHNPRDIPLGHGRFGLEDYTDHLITFLDKIGPRAHMVAICQPSVSALAAAAVMSEDNHPSRPATLTLMAGPIDTRIQPTKVNEFAKSKPINWFTDNLINYVPVQCKGAFRKVYPGFVQLTAFVSMNLERHIKQHIDLANHLAKGEKEKAELIKTFYDEYFAVMDLPAEFYIETVRDVFQEHLLPQGKLMHRGRPVNPASIKRMGLMTVEGEKDDICSIGQTLAAQDLCTGVRAYRKVHHMQAGVGHYGVFSGKRWNNEIYPLLRDFVHMNA